DNA sequence from the Fundidesulfovibrio magnetotacticus genome:
GGGCCTCAACGTGCTCTGCGGCCCCAACAACACTGGCAAGTCCGCCGTGGTGGAGGCCCTGCGCTGCCTCACCTCCAACCCCGCGCCGCGCCACGTGATCCGCCACGGGGCCAAGGAGGCCCGGGTGGAGGCGCTTCTCGACGACGGACGCCGCGTGGCCTGGGTGCGCCGCAAGAACCACGCCCTCTACGAGGTCTACGAGCCCGGAACGGAAGTCCCCGAGGTCTACGCCAAGCTGGGCAAGAGCGGCGTGCCTCCCGAGGTGGCCGCGGTGTTGCGGCTCTCGCCCGTCACCTTCGAGAAGGGCGAGTCCGTGGACGTGCACCTGGCCGGACAGCGCCAGCCCATCTTCCTGCTGGATCAGCCGGGGTCGCTCCTGGCCGACTTCCTGGCCTCCTCCACCGAGAGCGCACACCTCATGGCCATGCAGGACCTCCTGCGCGAGAAGACCCGCCGCGCCAAGACCGTCGCGCGCGACCTGGAAACCGGGCTCGCGCGCGTGCGCCGGGGCCTGGATGGCCTGCGCGGGCTGCCCGCCCTGGCCCTGGGCCTGGAGACCCTGCGCGAGGAACGCCGCATCCTGGAGGCCCGACAGGCCGAACCCCGCGCCCTGGAGGCCCTGGCCGGGCGGCTGGAGGCGCTGGCGCTGGCGCGGGGCAGGCTTAGCGCCAGGCTGGAAACCCTCTCGCGGCTCGCTGCGCCCCCCGCCCCGGCCCCCTGCGCGGGCCTGGACGCCCTGCTGGAGGGCCTCACGCGCCTGAGCGCCCGCAAGGACGCCGCACGGCGCG
Encoded proteins:
- a CDS encoding AAA family ATPase produces the protein MIRRITLVDFMAHSRTELELAPGLNVLCGPNNTGKSAVVEALRCLTSNPAPRHVIRHGAKEARVEALLDDGRRVAWVRRKNHALYEVYEPGTEVPEVYAKLGKSGVPPEVAAVLRLSPVTFEKGESVDVHLAGQRQPIFLLDQPGSLLADFLASSTESAHLMAMQDLLREKTRRAKTVARDLETGLARVRRGLDGLRGLPALALGLETLREERRILEARQAEPRALEALAGRLEALALARGRLSARLETLSRLAAPPAPAPCAGLDALLEGLTRLSARKDAARRALAALAPLDAPPRPAPTGELAGLLARLEAARAARARASRRAGLLVGLPAPPDVADPAPLAALAGSLETLRARVEKGRAWLARRERELEALAARVAARLEQAGECPLCGSAMDLERFLRREGTRGTA